The sequence TCCTCTGTTTTGAGAATACGAAGAAAGCAATTAAATATCAAAACAACAAAGAAGACCCTACCGCTAAGCTCTCTCTCAAGCCAAGAGGATTACCACAAGCGTTGGTGGTAAGAGGGATTGGCTTCAATTTTTATGCATTCAAAACATATTTACTGATTGTCGTTGTTTCAATATTTATTTGTATGTATTGTAGGTCTGGATGTTGAAGCTCTTCCCGCATTTGCTTGAAAAGTACGGAAGTGAATCGCGTACGAAAGGGCAGCGTCCCCTTATTCTTACGGTGTGGTGCGGGGAAGTAATTAATTATGAGAAGCTTTGTGAAATAATGAAAGGAGTAGTCTATAGTGATGACAGGTTGCAGGAAATCCGTGCGGGAGGTGAAGCGTTTCGTGATGCTGCATGGGAGGAAGCTGTGTCTGAAAATCATGATTTGGAAGATGCTTAAGCGGATGGTCCCCGTCATGAGAAAAATCAAGCCATGAATTCTTCTGGTGACAATAGACATGTTGATCAGGAGGTTCCGGATCAAACCAGAGAGGTAATAGGAGCAGGTGATGCCGAACATGGGTCCCACCTAGATGCTAGAGTGTCAGTTGAATTTATTAATAATTGGACGGCAGATGCAACGAAAAAAATGATAAACAGGGTGAAGGAGATGATAGATGGAGTTTCTGAGAATATGATTCAGTTGTTCGATTCACATGCACAGAGAATCGGGTCGGTGGGATCGATGGTCATCCAATTACATAAAACAATTGTGAGTGATTTTGAGAATTATCTTGATCTTTGTGTGACTTGTCTAAATGTTTGGATGAGATTAAATTGTTTTGGTATAACAGTGTGCTCCTCCGGAGAATACTACAAGCGGTAGTTCGGAATCTGGTGAATCTAGCAAGAATGGCGGTTCTTGCAATGCTGAGTCTGATGAAGAGGATCGCGGTTTAGGACCTACCCGCAACAAGGAATATGAGCCGGTGGACAGGGGTGAGGAAGGGGAAGGTGATGATACAAGAATTAACATGACCAGTGAGGCTACAAAGGTCAGGGAGATTCGTTGTGTTGAGAGTTTTGTCGAGAGTGGACACGATGAGGTCAGGAATGATTATGAATGCTGTGAAGGTGGATGTACAGGGTACTAATCAAGGTACTGACCTCATACGTGAAGATGATGTGGTGGAAGTGTTGGATAATATGCAGGAAGTGATGCTTACAATCAAAGGTGGGGTTATTGATGTGGAAATGAGTAAGGAAAACATGTTTACAGACAAAGTTTTATCCGTGTAAGATGATGCCGATACAGAAACTTCGCGGAACCATCAACATGATAATGTGGAAGAGGAGTCCAACAAAGAGGATCATAGTTTAGGACCTAGCCACAACTAGGAAGATGAGACGGTGGACGGAgttgaggaagaggaagaggaagaggaagatgatgataCACGAACTAACATGACCACTGAGGTCAGAGAGATTCATGGTGTTGAGATTTTTGTCGAGAGTGCACTCGAGGATAAGAATGGTTTTGATGTACAGGGTACTAATCCATATACTGTCCACATACGTCAAGATGATGTGGTGGAAGTGATGCTTACAAACGAAGGTGAGGGTATTGGTGTGGAAATTGTTAAGGAAGACATACTTAGACACAAAGTTTCACCTGAGGAAAAGGGTGCTGATACAGAAACTTCCAACATCCGTGAAGATGATCCTGTGGAAGAGGATCGCGGTTTAGGACCTCAACAAGGAAGATGGGCCCGTGGACAAAGTTGAGGATGCGGAAGCTGATGATACAAGAATTAACATGATCACTGCGGCTACAGTGGTCAGAGATATTCATGGTGTTAAGAGTTTTGTCGAGAGTGCACCCGAGGATAATAATGGTTTTGAGGGTGTGAAGGGGGACGTACAAGGTACTTATCCATATACTGACCACATACGTCAAGATGATGTGGTGGAAGTGTTGGAGAAAATGCAGGAACAGATGCTTACGATCAAAGGTGGGGTAATTGATGTGGAAATTGGTAAGGAAAACATGCTTAGCGACAAAGTTTTAACTGTGGAAGAGGATGGTGATGCGGTAGTTGAGAGCCCTAAGCTGGTCGAAAAGCATGGTGTAGAAAATCCTGGCACAGAAACAGGCCAGAACGATCAAGATAGTAAGGTGGAAGAGGATGGTGATGCGGAAGCTGAGATTGCTAAGAGTAACAAAGAGCATTGTTTACCCGAGAGTTTAGTCGTTGGTGCATTAAACACTAAGTGTACCCTTGACGGTGTGAAGCATGTTGTAGATGATCATAGTCCAGAAACTAGCCATGTGGAGGACTATCCTAAAGACGCAGTTAAAGTTGTTAGTGCAAAAGCACCAAAAATTAGTGTTGATAACGTGGAAGAGGTGATTATCTCAGTACTAACATATTTAGATAATAATCTGGAACAGTATGGTGATGCGGAAGTTGTGATGGAAAGTAGTGATAACCCGGTCGAAGAGCATGGTGTAGAGGATCCTGGTACAGAAACTGCCAAGATCAGTCAAGTTGGAAATGTGGGACAACATGGTGATGCGGAAGTCGTGTTGGAAAGTAGCGATAACCCTGTCGAAGAGCATGGTACAGAAAGTAGCGATAACCCTGGTGTAGAGGATCCTGGTGCAGAAACTGCCCATAACAGTCAAGATGGTGATGCGGAAACTGAGAGCGCTAAGCCGGTTATTCTGGATGGTGTATCCGATAGTGTAGTCGGTGGTGCATTAAACACTAAGTGTACTCTTGACGGTGTGATGCATGTTGTAGATTTTTTATCTCGCAAAGTTGAGTCCGATGAAGAGGATCATGGTTTAGGACCTACCGGCAACAAGGAAGATGAGCCGGTGGATAAAGTTGTggaagaggaagatgatgatgcaaAAATTAACATGACTATTGAGGCTACAGAGGTCAGAGAGAGTCATGGGGTTGAGAGTTTAGTCAACATAATAAAGGAAAACATGACCAGTGAGGCGACAAAAGTGATGATTACAACCAAAGGTGGGGATATTGATGTGGAAATTGATAAGGAAAAGGATAACATGACCAGTGAGGCTAGAGACAAAGTTTTAGTTGTGGAAGAGGATGCGGATACAAAACTGCGCGGAACCATAACATAATAATGTGGGAGAGCTGATTAAAGAACTAGAGTTAGATGGAGAGGTAAAGATCAAAGAGATTAAGGCTAATGTAGAGATGGAAGTTGTGATGGAAGGTAGCAATAACCCGGTCGAAGAGCATGGTTTGGATCTAGAAACTGGTACAGAAACCGCCAAAATCAGTCAAGAAAATAATGTGGAAAAGTATGGTGATATGGAAATCGTGATGGAAAGTAGCGATAACCCTGTCGAAGAGCATAGTGTAAAGGATCCTGGTACAGAAACTTCCTACAACAGTCAAGATGGTGATGCGGGAGCTGAGAGTGCTAAGCCGGTTATTCTGCATGGTGTATCCAAGGGTACTCTTGACGGTGTGAAGCATGCTGTAGATGATCATAGTCCAGAAACTACCCATGTGGAGGACTTTTATAAAGACGCAGTTAAAGTTGTTAGTGCAGAAGAACCAGAAGTTAGTACTGATAACGTTAAGCCTGTCACCGGTGAGGACGTCAAAGATGTTCCTAAGGGTAGGAAGAGAATAAAGGTACTGGCGAAGCGGAATAAGAGGCAAGTTAAAGCGGGTGAAGAAGATGATGGGACACTGAGCAGGGATGTAAAAGGTTCCAGAATTATTGAAATGCTGGATGGCAATAAAAAGAAGAAAGTACTTGAATACTTCAGTACACATGGCAGAACGTAAGTAGATAcaaaatgaaaccaaaaaggtTCAGCACTTATTGAGGCTGTTATGGTGTTTAAATGTAGAATTTAATGTTAAACGTTGCATCTTACTTCTTGATTCTGTTATGTGGTTTAATTGTTTCTTGTTTTGAATGCAAAGACATTGCTTCGATGGAATTCAAAGACGATGGTAGCCTGATGTTTGATATAAGTGGAGAACTTATCCTTCAACTAACCAGCAAAGACGCCTACTTGGATTCGAAATTCATTGATTTCTACATTAGTAGGTTGAGGACAAAGATGAACTCAAACCCCAAGTATGGGAAAGCGATATTCCTCTCCCTGAAAAGCATATGTGAGTACTTTCTAAAATTTAAAATCTTCTTATATGTCAGGTTCAAAAAAGGTTAATTCCTGGATTACAACGTTCATTCTTGTATGTAGattcaaaaaaatttcaatcTTCTTGTAAGTAACTTCAAGTACACATGCTTATACAATATGCATTTATAACGTTCATTCTTTTGCTTTCTGTTTATGCAGGAATCTTTTCTGAATGATAAGGATGAATTCAACAATTTCTGGATTAAAAAGCTTGCTAAGGACTATCGTGAATGTAAACCAGTCAAAATGTTCGCA comes from Papaver somniferum cultivar HN1 chromosome 7, ASM357369v1, whole genome shotgun sequence and encodes:
- the LOC113299641 gene encoding uncharacterized protein LOC113299641; protein product: MITAATVVRDIHGVKSFVESAPEDNNGFEGVKGDVQGTYPYTDHIRQDDVVEVLEKMQEQMLTIKGGVIDVEIGKENMLSDKVLTVEEDGDAVVESPKLVEKHGVENPGTETGQNDQDSKVEEDGDAEAEIAKSNKEHCLPESLVVGALNTKCTLDGVKHVVDDHSPETSHVEDYPKDAVKVVSAKAPKISVDNVEEVIISVLTYLDNNLEQYGDAEVVMESSDNPVEEHGVEDPGTETAKISQVGNVGQHGDAEVVLESSDNPVEEHGTESSDNPGVEDPGAETAHNSQDGDAETESAKPVILDGVSDSVVGGALNTKCTLDGVMHVVDFLSRKVESDEEDHGLGPTGNKEDEPVDKVVEEEDDDAKINMTIEATEVRESHGVESLVNIIKENMTSEATKVMITTKGGDIDVEIDKEKDNMTSEARDKVLVVEEDADTKLRGTIT